Proteins from one Camelina sativa cultivar DH55 chromosome 8, Cs, whole genome shotgun sequence genomic window:
- the LOC104705472 gene encoding 17.6 kDa class II heat shock protein-like has protein sequence MDLGRFPIISILEDMLEVPEEYNEKSRNNPSRAYMRDAKAMAATPADVIEHPNAYAFVVDMPGIKGDEIKVQVENENVLVVSGERKRESKENEGVKYVRMERRMGKFMRKFQLPENADLEKISAVCHDGVLKVTVQKLPPPEPKKPKTIQVQVA, from the coding sequence atGGATTTGGGGAGGTTTCCGATAATTTCAATCCTCGAAGACATGCTCGAAGTCCCGGAAGAGTACAACGAGAAGAGCCGAAACAATCCATCAAGAGCTTACATGCGAGACGCCAAGGCAATGGCTGCTACGCCAGCTGACGTCATCGAGCACCCGAACGCTTACGCTTTCGTCGTGGACATGCCTGGGATCAAAGGAGACGAGATCAAGGTTCAGGTAGAGAACGAGAACGTGCTTGTGGTGAGCGGAGAGAGGAAGAGGGAGAGCAAAGAGAACGAAGGTGTCAAGTATGTGAGGATGGAGAGGAGGATGGGTAAGTTTATGAGGAAGTTTCAGTTGCCTGAGAATGCTGATTTGGAAAAGATCTCTGCTGTTTGTCATGACGGTGTTTTGAAGGTTACTGTTCAGAAACTTCCTCCTCCTGAGCCTAAGAAGCCGAAGACTATTCAGGTTCAAGTTGCCTGA
- the LOC104705473 gene encoding omega-amidase, chloroplastic has protein sequence MKSAVSSSLLFNSKNLFNPNPFSRFTLLKSSFFPKLLSPRSITNHTLKLPSSSTSALRSISTSMASSFNPEQARVPSALPLPAPPLTKFNIGLCQLSVTADKKRNISHAKNAIEEAASKGAKLVLLPEIWNSPYSNDSFPVYAEDIDAGGDASPSTTMLSEVSKRLKITIIGGSIPERVGDRLYNTCCVFGSDGELKAKHRKIHLFDIDIPGKITFMESKTLTAGETPTIVDTDVGRIGIGICYDIRFQELAMIYAARGAHLLCYPGAFNTTTGPLHWELLQRARATDNQLYVATCSPARDSGAGYTAWGHSTLVGPFGEVLATTEHEEDIIIAEIDYSILEQRRSSLPLNKQRRGDLYQLVDIERLNSK, from the exons ATGAAGTCGGCAGTTTCATCGTCACTCTTATTCAATTCGAAGAATCTTTTCAACCCTAATCCTTTCTCTCGCTTCACCCTTCTCAAATCCAGTTTCTTTCCTAAGCTATTATCTCCGAGATCGATCACTAATCACACCTTAAAACTCCCATCTTCGTCAACCTCAGCTTTAAGATCCATCTCTACCTCCATGGCTTCCTCTTTCAATCCTGAACAAGCTAGAGTTCCCTCTGCTCTTCCCTTACCTGCTCCTCCGTTGACTAAA TTCAATATCGGATTGTGTCAGCTATCCGTGACTGctgacaaaaagagaaacatcTCTCACGCTAAAAACGCTATTGAAGAAGCTGCTTCCAAAGGAGCTAAGCTTGTTCTCTTACCC GAAATATGGAACAGTCCTTATTCCAATGATAGTTTCCCAGTTTATGCGGAGGACATTGATGCGGGTGGTGATGCTTCTCCTTCAACCACAATGCTTTCTGAAGTTTCCAAACGTCTCAAGATTACTATTATTGGTGGCTCTATTCCAGAAAGAGTTGGGGATCGTTTGTATAACACTTGCTGTGTCTTTGGTTCCGATGGAGAGTTGAAAGCTAAGCATCGAAAG ATACATTTATTCGATATAGACATTCCCGGGAAGATTACTTTTATGGAATCAAAAACGCTTACTGCTGGAGAGACACCGACAATCGTTGATACAG ATGTAGGGCGTATTGGAATAGGCATCTGTTATGATATCCGGTTCCAGGAGTTAGCTATGATATATGCTGCAAGAG GGGCTCATTTGCTGTGCTACCCGGGAGCCTTTAACACGACAACTGGACCATTGCATTGGGAATTACTACAAAGGGCAAG GGCTACGGATAATCAG TTATATGTGGCGACATGCTCACCTGCCAGAGATTCAGGAGCTGGCTACACTGCATGGGGTCACTCTACACTCGTCGGACCT TTTGGAGAAGTATTAGCGACGACTGAGCATGAGGAGGACATTATCATAGCAGAGATTGATTACTCTATCCTTGAACAACGAAG GTCAAGCCTTCCGCTAAATAAACAGCGGAGGGGAGATCTTTACCAGCTTGTAGACATAGAGCGTTTGAATTCCAAATGA